From the genome of Malus sylvestris chromosome 6, drMalSylv7.2, whole genome shotgun sequence, one region includes:
- the LOC126626536 gene encoding mitochondrial import inner membrane translocase subunit Tim13-like, which yields MDSFSSPSGGSSGQFNPDAFKDQLKNQLAQAYAEEFLETLRSKCFDKCITKPGTSIGGSESSCISRCMDRYIEATGIISKALFSASQ from the exons ATGGACTCGTTTTCATCACCGTCAGGCGGATCTTCAGGCCAATTCAATCCTGACGCCTTCAAGGACCAGCTTAAGAACCAGCTTGCTCAGGCTTATGCCGAGGAGTTCCTTGAG ACCCTGAGGTCAAAATGCTTTGATAAGTGCATCACAAAACCGGGAACAAGCATAGGTGGGAGTGAGAGTAGCTGCATCTCTAGATGTATGGATCGCTACATTGAGGCCACTGGCATCATCAGTAAAGCTCTCTTTAGTGCATCCCAATGA
- the LOC126626529 gene encoding B3 domain-containing protein Os03g0120900-like: MNFGAAAARARDAGFSTEDDQNMVRGKLPFSYSSSPSSSSSSPHYNKTTGVATLVPSSAVSRSRSWHHGSGSPDTKLELMDSAPQENNEDGGAQREENPIPIEREHMFDKVVTPSDVGKLNRLVIPKQHAEKYFPLDSSSNEKGLLLNFEDRNGKPWRFRYSYWNSSQSYVMTKGWSRFVKEKKLDAGDIVSFQRGLGEVGKDRLFIDWRRRPDVPDPNHHHHHHPLHPHYQPNFAIPHQHQYSWNPHRSVPWSPLLMRPPGAVVTQDHLLLSQQQINYGVNMHHPYRNTGTSGGGSGSYGYGNVVNSTRPIYYLRSASSAAPPQFHEQGDNGVIEFQQHQQVQLGRVHESNMVLESVPVVHGKAAAKKLRLFGVNMECPISESDHECDILSSTTLSSSQYHHHHAHHQLSPPSQPPPLQLRLYDGMPLLHQTMPSTTTTSTTTDFLNMSGKASPSSMSLDFDV; encoded by the coding sequence atgaattttggagcagCAGCCGCAAGAGCTAGAGATGCTGGGTTTTCTACTGAGGATGACCAAAATATGGTGAGAGGTAAGCTTCCTTTCTCATATTCTTCCTCTccctcttcatcttcatcttctcctcACTACAACAAAACCACCGGCGTAGCCACTCTGGTCCCTTCTTCCGCTGTCAGCAGAAGCCGCAGCTGGCACCACGGCAGCGGCAGCCCCGACACGAAGCTCGAGCTTATGGACTCGGCCCCCCAAGAAAACAACGAAGATGGTGGTGCTCAAAGAGAAGAAAACCCAATCCCCATCGAGAGGGAGCACATGTTCGACAAAGTCGTGACGCCGAGCGACGTAGGGAAGCTCAACCGCCTCGTCATCCCGAAACAGCATGCCGAGAAGTACTTCCCGTTGGATTCTTCCAGCAACGAGAAAGGGCTTCTGCTGAATTTCGAGGACCGGAACGGGAAGCCGTGGCGGTTTAGGTACTCCTACTGGAACAGCAGCCAGAGCTACGTGATGACCAAAGGGTGGAGCAGGTTTGTGAAGGAGAAAAAGCTCGACGCCGGCGACATAGTCTCGTTCCAGCGAGGACTTGGTGAGGTGGGGAAAGACCGTCTTTTTATTGATTGGCGGCGCCGCCCAGATGTGCCTGATCCaaaccatcaccaccaccaccacccgcTTCATCCACATTATCAGCCCAATTTTGCAATTCCTCATCAGCATCAATACTCCTGGAACCCTCACCGGTCGGTTCCATGGAGTCCGTTGCTGATGAGACCTCCCGGGGCAGTAGTGACTCAGGACCACTTGCTCTTGTCGCAGCAGCAGATTAATTACGGCGTCAATATGCATCACCCATATCGAAATActgggacaagtggtggtggttCAGGTTCTTATGGTTACGGAAATGTGGTTAACTCTACTAGGCCGATTTATTATTTGAGATCAGCTTCATCCGCTGCCCCGCCACAGTTTCACGAGCAAGGGGACAACGGAGTAATAGAATTTCAACAACACCAACAAGTACAGCTGGGTCGGGTTCATGAGTCGAATATGGTTCTGGAGTCGGTGCCAGTGGTCCATGGGAAGGCGGCAGCCAAGAAGCTGAGGCTATTTGGAGTGAACATGGAGTGTCCCATATCGGAGTCGGATCATGAATGTGACATATTGTCTTCAACCACATTATCATCATCCcagtatcatcatcatcatgccCATCACCAACTTTCGCCGCCATCGCAACCCCCACCGCTCCAATTAAGGCTCTACGACGGCATGCCTCTCCTCCACCAAACCATGCCCTCTACCACCACTACTAGTACCACCACCGACTTTCTCAACATGAGTGGCAAGGCCTCCCCATCTTCCATGTCCTTGGACTTTGATGTCTAG